The Methanobacteriaceae archaeon genomic interval TGGCAGATCGTGGTGGATATTATGTCCAGATAAATGGAGAAGTTTTAAAGGAAGTTCGTGAAGATTATAATCTTTCTCTAAAAGATTTAGCTGATTTGGCCCATGTATCAAGAGAAACCATTTATAAATACGAACATGGAATTGTAAGGGCCTGTCCTGAAACCGCCATGATGCTGGAAGACATTTTAAATCTTAAAATCACCCTTTCTATTGATTTATTCAAGGTCCCTGATTCATTAAAAGAATTAAATATTGGCAAATCAAATGAATCTCCATTAAATGATAATAAAATTAATATGAATGAATTTCAACCTCAAAAACTAGTTGAATTGGGTTTTGGTATTATTCCCACTCAGAAAACTCCTTTTGATGCTTTGGCCAAACTGGAAAACAATAACCAGATTTCAAAAAATGTTGAAACACCACTCATAACCAATTTAGAAAAAAATCGAAAACAAAGAACGCTAAAAAAGATGGCCATAACTTTAAAAGATCTTTCACTTATTACTGGATCCAGTTCTGTTTTCATATTGGATAATGAGAAAATTAAGGAATCCTTGGATGGGATACCCGTGGTCCACGGCTGGGAAATGGGAGAAATAGAAACCCCCGCCGAATTTTTAAAGATGATTAAAGAAAGAAAAGAATGTAATTAAGATCCGAATTTATTAAATTTAATTTTATAATTTTCTTTATTAAATAAATAAATTATTAATTTTTATTTAAACATTATTAGACTAATTTTAATCTATTTTAGATGATATCCACTAATAACAGTTTAAATCGTATTTAAATATTAGATAAATTCATCAAATTCAGGAGCGAGCTTAACCATTCCTTGAATATTATCTAAATATCCTGGAACAAGTTCATAGACCATGAAAGCCTCATCAGGGACTGGAAATGGTGCGTCTAAACCTTTTTCTCGAGCAGGAGAAAACCCAAATCGTGGATAATACTCCGGATGACCAACAACCACGATTGCTTTATATCCTAATGATTTACAATTTTTAATTCCTTCCTTAATTAAACCAGAACCGATTCCTTGTCGCTGAAAATTCGGCTTAACTGCAAGAGGTGCTAGGGAAAGAGCAACAAAATCACCCTTTGGGGACTCTATAGTTAATTTGGTGAATAATATATGTCCCAAAACTTCCCCATCTTTCTCAGCCACTATAGAAAGCCCATTTACATAGCTTTCAGAATTTCTGAGCATGTCAACCAGGCGAGCCTCATTATCTTCAGGAAATGCGAGTTGGTTAGTTTCAAAAATTGCGTCATGATCATTATCTTTTTCTGGACGATATTTTATCATTTATAGCCCCCTTAAAATTGAATATATATTCTAATAGTTTCTTTATTATAAATTTAACGTTTATTATCCAGATTATTTGTTAAAAAGCAAATTAAATGTTTCTTCAGCTTCTTTTTCTGATGCGACACCCATTGTAACCATATCCACATATTCCAGAGTTTTAAGGAAATCAATAGCCTCTTCAGGATTTAAAATTCCAACTGCTAGGATTTTATTGGCTATGATTACTTTATTCAGTTTTTTAAGTAATTTTGCTAGTTCGGCCCGTTCTTCATGCATGAAAACCGGATAATCCATCATATAGCCCAATTTGTTAACTGGAATCATGTAAATGTCAAATAAATCCTTAATATCCGAATCAATTAGTTTAGGTGTGGTTTCCTTAGGTAAAGCTGTTATAATGCCCGATATTACATTTTCATCATTTATTTTATTCAATGATTCTTCAATAAAATCAATATCGGATTTATCAGTTACCCATTCATCTAAAAGCATTATACTAACTTCCAGACTTGATAAAAGTTGAATATCTTCTTCTAAATTATCTTTTCTAACTGTGCCCCATATATCAAATTTTATTCCTTCATCTTGGGCCAATTTCAAAGCCCGGATTACCGGTTCTTCTGGAATTAGCTGAATGGCCTGAACACCCATTTCATGAGATTTTTTCATGATTTTTAGAATGTTCTCAGAACTATTATGAAAATCCAGTTGATATAAACGGGCTCTGTGGCCAAAATAAGGCATTCCAATGAAAGGAGCAGTCCCCAGAGAAGTTTGAGGTATTTTTTTGTCTTTTATTTTAATATAATCGTTGAACATGATTTTACCATTAGAATTGTTAATAAAAGATACTTTTAAAATAGATTAATAATTAGATTATTTAAGATAGATTATTTAAGATTTATTAAAAATTAAATTAAAATAAGTTTTAATCCTATAATCCCAAAAAGCATTTTTTTACTTCTTCTCAGCAATAACTGCCGTGCCATAAGCTAAAATTTCCTGCATTACATTGGAAATTTCATCAGAGTCAAAACGAACACTTATTACTGCATTTGCACCTAATTCTTCTGCATGCGCAATCATTCTATTTAGGGCCTCATTTCTAGACTCTTCCATCATTTTAACATACTCTTTTATTTCTCCACCAAACATGGACCTGATTCCCGCTCCAACTTGGCCCCCTAATCCCCTACTTCTAACAGTAAGACCATATACAAAGCCTTTAGTTTCTGAAATTTCAAATCCCGGCACATGATTAGCACTGGACACAATAAATTCTTCAGTTCTCAATTTTATTCCTCCCCTAATAATTTTTAAATTGAATTTTGAATTAAAACATTTTATTTTTATAATAACCTTATTTTAATCTTCCTCGGTTATTTTATTAGTATTTAATTTATATTATATTCTTTAGGACTAGTTTTTATTAAATTTAATTAATAAGACCACATACAAAATCATAGAATTTAATGATAGATCCTACATTCAGTCACCATATTTAAATGCAGTCTAAATCAAACAAGTTGTAGAGAATAAAATTGTTATGGTGAAATTATGGATAAAATGAAAGTAATCATTGCGGATTCAATTAATGAAAAAGGAATTTCGGATCTTGAAGAAGTTGCTGAAGTATTAGTTGATACCAGCATTACACCAGAAGAACTGGTTAAAGTTATTAAAGATTTCAACGCTATTGTAGTAAGAAGTAGAACTAAAATAACCCGTGAGGTAATTGAAAACGCCCCAAATCTCAAGATAATTGCTCGAGCAGGAGTAGGTGTGGACAATGTGGATGTAGAAGCCGCTACAGAAAAGGGAATTATGGTAGTAAACGCTCCAGAATCTACATCCATTACGGTAGCCGAGCAGACAATGGGATTAATGCTTTCCCTGTCTAGAAAGATTTCCATTGCTGATAAGTCTGTTAAAGATGGCAAATGGGAAAAAAGTAGATTCATGGGATTAGAACTCAATAACAAAACCCTGGGAATTATTGGTATGGGTCGGATTGGATCACAAGTAGTTATACGGTCCAAAGCATTTGGAATGGATGCTATGGTTTACGATCCATATATCAGCGAAGAAGTGGCCAAAGACTTAGGTGTGGAAGTTGTAGATTTAGAAACTGTATTTAAAGAATCAGATGTTATAACCATTCACGTACCTTTAACCCCTGAAACCAAACATATAGTTTCTACCGATGCCTTTGAAATGATGAAAGATAGTGCTTTCATAATTAACTGTGCCCGTGGTGGAATAATTGATGAAGACGCCCTTTATATCGCCTTAACTGAAAACAAAATTGGTGGTGCAGCTTTAGACGTATTTGAAAAAGAACCGCCAGAAGGAAGCCCACTTTTAGGGCTGGACAATATTGTAGTTACGCCCCACATTGGAGCTTCAACTGCCGAAGCACAAAGAGACGCTGCTTTAATAGTAGCTAATGAGATTATAGAAGTTTTTAAAGGTGGATCAGCTCGAAATGTTTTAAATATGCCTGTTCTTGATTCTAAAACTTACACCGGATTAAAACCTTATCTTAACCTGGCTGAAAAACTGGGAAGTTTTGTAGTACAGGCCGCTCCAGGAAATATACATGAAATGAATGTTACTTACTGCGGCGAACTGGCAGATATGCCTAAAAAGGACATTTTAACCAGAACCATACTTCAGGGAATTTTAAATCCTATTTTAAATGAACCGGTAAATATGATTAATGCTCCATCCATTGCTAAAAGGAGAGGTCTGGTAATTACTGAAGGTAAAAGATCTGAATCTGAAGGATACCGCTGCATTATTGTATTACATGTTAAAACGGATGCAGGTGATTACCTAGTAGAAGGAACCTATGTTGATGAACCTAAAATAATTAAAATCAACAATTACTGGGTCGATGTCAAACCAGAAGGAACCATGTTCATTGCCAAGTATCAGGATTTACCTGGAACAATCGGTGCCATTGGAACAAAACTGGGTGAATATGGAATAAATATTGCTACCATGCAAGTTGGACGCCAAGAAGTCGGTGGAGAAGCTGTTATGGTGCTTAAAGTGGACCAAACCGTTCCTGAAGATGTAATAAAAGAAGTTACTAAACTAGAACATGTTGAAGATGCTGTTTCCATGTATCTCTAAATATTTTCTATTATATTTTTATTTTTTTATTTAAAAAGAATCAAACTCGTATTTTATTAAGTATAGCTTAAACTTATTTTTTATTTTCAATATAGTTAATAGTTAAAATAAATATAATTCGATTTTATTATACTATTTTATCAGTTAAACCGTATTAAAATCAGTTCTTTCACCAAATGAATTATAAGAAGCAATATTTTCAACATTATATGGTTCAGCAATTATCATGTGAAAAAGGCCATTTTTTGCAAAGAAATGGTAATCTGCCTGAGAAGGCTGGTTGCTGTAACCTGGATGGGAATGGACCGAACCAATAGACCCGGACATTGGTGGAAGCATGAATATTTTCATTACTGCACCTTCAGAAGATGTTTCACCTGGAAGGAATATTAGGCCATCTATATGGAGAACTGAATCTTTTATTTTACCCTGGAGAAGGGCCACAAACTCATTAGGATAAGATTCTTTGGAAATTTCCATAATTTCATCCAGAACTTCAGAATCAATATTCACCGATTCATATTTCTGCTTGTCATTTCCCAGTAAATAACTAATAAAATTGTCCAGTCTGCTCATTTTTTCATCCTTGAATTAAAATAAAAATATTTATAATGATTTAAAATTTGATTAACCGCAAATTATCAGCTATAAGAGGTATTATTCCATCTCACAATTAATTAAGCACATATTTCTATTTAAAAGGATTGATTATTCAATGAAATTATGAAAAAATTCATTATCAAATCTAGGAAGGTCAAAATCAACTTTAATCACTCTTCTTGAAGATGTGGTTGATTCTTTAGACAAAGGGTTGTAACCATTCACTATTTTATCAACTTTATAAATGCCTACTCCTCTTCGCTGCCATACAGGAACTTCTGCAATATTAATTCCCCTTTCAAAAAGGATATCGTGGATTTTATCTGCTTTGAGGCCGTTTAATATTTTCATGGCCTTTTCTTTATTCATTTCATCCCTAAGAGTCCAATAAATATATCCATTGATGCAGTTGCGCCAGGCTTCGTTTTGGCGGCCTTTAAAATATTCAGAAACCATTTCAGAAGATAATGGGATGACTCTGCAGTCAAAAGAAATCGTTTTTAATGTTTTGAAGATTTCTTCTATTTCCAAATTCCCAATTATAGTTGCATTATTATTATTATTATTATTATTATTATTATTCTCACTATTTTGGTATATTCTTTGAGATATTTTATTTTTAATGATGTTAGAATAAAATGAATTGGCTGTGAAACTGGCAAAAACTGAATTTAACTTTTCAATTCTTCCAGAGAATGGAATATCTGCCAACAGTATATTAAATTCATCAGAAAATGTGTAAATAAATGATGGGCTGAATTCTTTAAAGATTTCAGTGGCAGTATTCACCATAGCATCCAGGAAAAAAGGATCGTAAGGCTTTTTAAGGCCAATTTGTTTTGATAAATTATAAAAACCTCTTCCATCCAGCCTAAGTAATATTTTAGAGCCACAAGGGACCTTTAGACTAGAGAACATTTCACATTCTTTCATAAAACAAACATCCACCAATTTAATTAATATCTACCAATAAATTCTCGTAAAATTAACAAAAACGGATTTAAGTCAACCATTTAACTAAGTTCCTACAATAAAATGTTCATTTAAACTTTTAAGCAGTTTAATAGCAGAATATGCAGCCAGCACGCTGGTTTTAGGATTCACCGCACATCTAATATTTTTAGTTGTGGTTCTAAACTCACCAAAGTCTCCTTCTACTAAAACCTCATGAACATTGCGATCAACCACAGGATCGGCTATGATTTCCACATCCACATCCATACCGCAAGCAATACTTAATGCAGCCGCGACATTGATATTTACTGGAAATTTTTTAACTGCTTCTGATGCTTTACCTTTGTAAAGAGTTTCTTTTTCAGATATATCAATTCCCAGTGATTTAGGTGGTTTTCTTGTAGTCAGTGTGGCTTTTCTAATGGTTCCGATTGATGCTGCTTTGATTCCATCTAAACCTACAATGGCACCGGATGGAGCATAAATCTTTACATTATTCTCTTTAGCCAGATTTTCAAGATTATCTTTTACATCAGAATCCATCAAGGCCCCAATACTCATTATTATGACGCTTTTACCCTTTTCCAATATTTCAGGGACGACCTCAGCCACAGCTTTTGGTGCCGCTGCTTCAATAACCAGATCCACATGATCCAGCATATCTTCAATTTTTAAAACAGCCCTTCCGTCCAGTTGAGAAGCAAGATTTTCAGCCCTTTCCACATCTCGGTCATAAAAATATTTGAGTTCGACACCCAGTTTTCCTTCCAAAGCATAATTAGTAATAATATTAGCTATGGCTCCGCATCCTACTATTCCAACAATCATTGAATAACCTTGTAATTTAATAAAAGAATGATTTTCTTATTAAATAGAATTTAAATCTAATTTATAATAATATTTTAAAAGTATAATATTTAAAACTCATCTTAAAAAATTTATGCAGTTACTACCATTTAACTGCTATTAATGCTTAATTAACTGATAAATAATATGTACCTAAATGTACTTAAATAAATAAAAAAAAGATTATTAAAACTTCAATTTAAGTTCAAGAGAACTAAAAAAGATTATATGAATATTATGGAGAAATCGGAGCTTTTTCAGCAGGCAAATCTGGAGTTATAATCAATATATCCCCTACTGCTTGAACCCGATCATAAGCAATGTCCATTACCCCTTCTTCTTTAAGAGGCCTGATTTCATCAGCTTCTGGAACCATTCTTATGCTGGTTTTTATAACTTCTTTAAGCCCTACATTCTTTTTGTCTGGGCTCATGGCTCTAACTTTAAGATTGGAAACTCTGCCCTTTTTAATATTGAGAACCACATCTTGAACTCTTCCCACGTACTTTCCCCTAATTGTATATATGTCTAGACCATAAAGATTGGACAATTCGACCATTTTTCCACCGCCAGATTTTTAAATTCACTTCAAGTTTAATAAGAAAGGCTGTTCAATGTTAAATTTCTAATTATAAGATATTTTATCACTTAATAACTTAAATACTTTAGTACTGAAAGGATGAAAATGACTATTCGTATAATCAATTCAATAACTATCTATTAATAGTCAAAAAATATATCGAAATAGTAGTAAAATAAATATTTGAAATTGATTCTTGAGTTTAGTGAATTTTATTTAATAAATTTTAATAAATTCTCTATTTAATAACTTCATTTATGAAATTAAGTACAATTAATAAATATTTAGAATTATTTATAGCTGAATTCATGTTATAAATAAATTTGAATTAATTAAAGTGATAATATGTGGGACACCAGCAAAGATTACCGATTATTAGTCGCAGAAAAATCTATTGATCTTTTTGTAAGAACTGTCGACGGCAAAAGTTTTAAAGGACACTGGAAAAAGAGACCGGCCATAGATACGGCAAAGGAAATAAGTAGAGAACTTCAAGCTGTTGCTTATTCATATATGGAACCAGAAGACCTACTAGAATCTCCACATATAGCAACTATCAAAGAAAAAACTGCTAAAATTGAGGAATTTTTAGGTGGGGCAGACTGGAATAAAAAGTTTCTAGATATGGCCACCAAAGATGAAAAGGAAAAAACAGAAGAAAGCATAACTAAGGTCAAGTTTTTCTTGAATACTTTTTTAGGTCTGGAAAAACGGATTTCATTAGGCCCCATAAATGATCCAATTATTGGAATCGATATTGTTGTGGGAGAAATAATGAGTGCTGGTAAACATCCTCAGGCAGATAGCTTGATGATTTGTAACGTCAATCTAGGTGATAAGGCCATTACGGTAGTTACCAATGATATGGAAGTAAAAGAAAACAATCGTGTAGCCATTTCCATGCTTCCACCTAGCACATTCATGGGGATAAGCAGCGAAGGAATGTTTTTAGGTGCGGGTGAAGGTATTTTAAAAGATGTTGAAGGAGAATTAGGACAAATGCCTCATGGAATACCACTTGAAGCTTTAAATGAAACCCGAAACCTGATAGAATCTTTCCTGAAAAATTAACAAATAATATTATATTTTTATCCTTATTTATTCTTTTAAATTGATTTCAATAGTTAAATTCTGTTTAATCCATTTTAAATTATATTATACTTATTTTAAATAATTTTAATTTATTCATTTCTTAAAATAATTAATTAGTAAAAATGAAAAATGAAAATAAATTAAATAAATATATTTTTAAAAGAGATATGGAGAAAAAAACTAAAAATATTATCTCGTATTCAAAACAGCTAGTTTAGTTCTAGTCATATCTTCCACAGCATATTTTACTCCTTCTTTACCCATACCACTCATTTTAAAGCCACCAAACGGCATATTGTCTGTTCTAAAAGTGGATTGTTTATTAACCATAACCGAACCCGCTTCAATTTCTTGAACCGCTTTCAAAGCATGGTGGATATTTTCAGTGAATATACTGGCCTGCAGACCATATCTAGTATCATTGGCCACATTAATGGCATCATCAATACCATTTACACGAATTATAGGTGAAATAGGTCCAAATGTTTCATCCTGGACCACTTTCATGTTAGAGGTAACTTGATCCAGAACTGTAGGTTCAAAAAAGTTCCCATTCCGAGTTCCACCCATTAAAAGTTCTGCTCCCTCTTTTAAAGAATTTGAAACAATTCTTTCAACAACTTTTGCTGCATTTTCATTAATTAGTGGCCCTATATCAGTTTTAGTACTTAATGGATCTCCCATTTTAAGTTTTTTAGTTTCTTTAAGGAGCATCTCCACAAAATCATCAGCAACTGGTTCATCAACTATTAAACGTTTAACAGCAATGCAAACCTGGCCCGTGTAAAGATATGAACCACGTATTGTAGCTTCTACTGCTTTTCCAATATCAGCATCTTCTAAAACAATTAAAGGGTCATTACCTCCCAGTTCCAGTGTGATTTTTTTCATTACTGCTCTTTGGGAAATCATTCTTCCAGTTTCTACACTTCCCGTGAATGAAATTTTATCGATTTTTTCGCTTTTAACTAATTCATCCCCAATTATGCTTCCTCGGCCAGTTACCACATTTAATGCACCATCTGGAAAATGAGAATTTATGATTTCTGCCATTTTCAAAGCAGTCAAAGGTGCTAGTGCCGATGGCTTTACAACGACTGTATTCTTAGCAGCAAGCGCCGGTGCAATTTTATGAATCGCAAGATTTAACGGATAGTTAAATGGAGTAATGGCTCCTACCACACCCAGAGGGATTTTTAAAGTGAATGCCATGAATCCTTTGCCCCCAATACCCGCATCAATAGGCACAGTTTCACCATATATACGTTTAGATTCCTCAGAAGACAACTTAATTGTATCTATAGATCGCTTAACCTCATCACGAGCAGCATTAATAGGTTTACCAGTTTCCATAGTTATTAATCTTGCAAATTCTTCTAAATCATCAGATAAATCTGATGCGCAAGCATACAAAGCTTCTGAAATCTTTCTGGCAGAAAAATTTTTTAATTCGTTTTTCATGACATAAGCAGAGTTAATAGCTTTTTTAACGTCTTCTGGAGTTCCAGCTGGAACTTGATCAATTAAATCCTGGTTAAAAGGATTTATTACATCAATTTTTTCTTTGGAATCAACAAAATTCCCATTAATCAACATTTTCATGGAATTTCCTCAAATAAATGTTTTAAACCATATTTAAATACTAAAAAATAAAAAAGCGTTTTTGTAATAATTAAACTAAGATTATTACTCTTAATTTAAAAAAATAAAAATATTTTATCTAAAATTTATTATTAAGGCCATTAATAGCGTTAGTAAGATTATTAAGGTCGTTATTGGCTATTTCATTACCTAATCCGCTCAAATAAGTTTTGTAGTAAAGAGCCGCTACAATAGCTATTACAATTATTCCACCGAAGAGTAAAATCAACTCTGCAGATCCCTGTGCCTTCTCATCAATAACAATTTTCATGTTTTCACCTTAAGTTCCGACAATAAGATATGCGAATTTTCCTACAACATAAAATATACCATAAGCAGCTATAGCGAGAGGTATGGCAAATTTAATACCTTTACGGGCACTACCATACATAATAACACCAATCAATAATCCTGCGATTATAGAGTGAATGATAATATATCCCGTCGAAGCAATTATTGAGGCCCCTAAAAGAGGATTAGATTTCCCTAATGACTCAATAAAGCTAGAATAAACAGTTATCATTCCTAAAGCAAAAGGGGCAGCAACTATGGCAGCGATAATTAAAAACATTACTGACATCATTACATTAGCTTTTCTCTCCCTTTGAAGTGCTATAACTGCCCTTAAATCCTCTGCAACAGTTTCTATAACATCAGATAGACTACCACCCGCACGCTTACCTTCCAATATCATTCTGAAAGTTCTATCTAAATTTTTAGATTGAAGTCGTTCACCCATAGATAAAATAGCATCATCAAAAGTACGTCCAATTTTTATCTCAATAACTGCTCTTTTAAGCTCACTATTGAGTGGCCCTCCCCCGTGCCTAGCTACATCCTCCAGAGCAGTTTCTAATCCGACACCAGCCCTTAAAAGTGATGCAATTTGTCTTAAAAAATCAGGAGTTGTTTTTTCAATGGCATCAACCCGCCGTTCCATCATTAAAAATATATAACCCCCCATCAATAAAGGTGGGATAAAAAGCGCAAGAATAGCAGGTATAATTGGATCAATACCAACAAAAAAAGCCAAACCAAATGCCATTATTGCCAAAAATATGCTGGCCATACCTGCTAATGTAATCATGTCCGCGGATTTAACGTACATCCCACTTCTGATTAAAGTTTCTTGAAGTCTAATTTGAAACCTATCTGGAACTATACTATCAATAATATTGGAAACTGGTGCTAATGCTTGAGGAATAATGGCCAAATTTATACACCTTCAATTTATTAATTATGAAAATTATTATTTTGAGTTATATTTAAAAAATTTAATGAATAATGTTGTGAAATCGTTATTAAACGGATATTATAGGTTATAATTAATCGTAGTTAGATTTTTAATCAGTCTTTGTACTTAATTTTATTATAGTCTAGTATTATATTACTTTTTTGATGACATGATATTTATATTCAGTGTTAGTTGTATTCAATTTTTAATCAACTTATAAAAATAAATCAAAAATCTATTCTTAAAATAGTAAATTAATTATAATCCTCATAATTAAAAAAAAAAGATAATAATAAGATAAAATTGTTTTAAAGATGTTAATTTTTAAGACTTTTTTAAATATTAGTTAGGAGGTAAATCTTACTTAATAATTAACATTCAAAATTAAATTTACTTGGCAATTTAGTTAATATTTTAGGATTTTTCTTCACCAGAACCATATCCTCAATTCTAACTCCAAATTCACCTTCAAAATATATTCCAGGCTCTACAGTAACGATCATGTTTTTTTCTAGCTTTGAATCACTCTTTAAAGATAAAGAAGGTTCTTCATGAACTTCTAATCCCACACCATGACCCGTGGAATGAATAAAATTTTTACCATACCCATAATCAGAAATTACATCCCTAACTATTTTATCTACTTCTGAAGCCAGTACATCTGGAGCAATTGCATTTATACCTGCTTTTTGAGATTCTAAAACAATTTCTCTAATTTCTTCTTGTTTTTCTGTAGAAACAGATGTTCGAGTACAATCTGAACAGTAACCATTCCACTTAGCTCCCCAATCAATTAAAACATTATCTTCAACTTTATTTTCAGTAGGTTCTGCGTGAGGAAGGCTGGATCTAGCGCCAGATGCAACTATGGTGTCAAATGCCTCTTTTTGAGAACCATTATATTTCATATGGTGATTGATTTGATTGGCAACTTCCCATTCTTTTCCTTGTAATTTTAATGATTTTATAGAGATTTCAGCAATGCTTATGGCCTTTTCAATATATTTAACTTCTTGAGGGGTTTTAATCATCCTTAATTGGTTAACAATGTCACTAATGACTATTTTCCAATCCCCTCTGAGATTTTTACATGTTCCTAATGAAACAGAACTTTCCAGACCAACAGTTTTAATTCCATCTTTCTTTAAAAGTGTTTTAATTTCTTTAAAAGATTTAAATTCTTCTACAGGGATTTTAGAAATAATATTTGCTTCTTCTAAGTCCATTTTTGATGCGAAAAGAATAGGTTCTTCTGTAAAAAGAACCATTGAAAAACTGGAAGGACTGAAACCAGATAAGTATGCAATATTCTCATTTTTTAAAAATAATAAAGTTTGAATATTTTCCAATTCCATTTTATGATTAATAATATCAAAATCCATTTTAAAATCTCCAATAATACTCCAGTGAATTTAATATACTGCTGAATGTTCGTGCTAATTACTAAATTCACCATTAAATAAATTAAATAAAGTTAGGATATAATAAAATCCATGCCGCTGTTTTAAATGGAATATTTATCCATAGCAGATTTTATTAAATCAAATAAATCATCCATAACCTCGGAAGGGATTTCACGAGCAATTGGCTGAGGCACATATCCAAAATCAGGATCTTTAAAGGTAATTCCATGATATTCTACTGAATCTTTATATCGGG includes:
- a CDS encoding lactaldehyde dehydrogenase, whose amino-acid sequence is MKMLINGNFVDSKEKIDVINPFNQDLIDQVPAGTPEDVKKAINSAYVMKNELKNFSARKISEALYACASDLSDDLEEFARLITMETGKPINAARDEVKRSIDTIKLSSEESKRIYGETVPIDAGIGGKGFMAFTLKIPLGVVGAITPFNYPLNLAIHKIAPALAAKNTVVVKPSALAPLTALKMAEIINSHFPDGALNVVTGRGSIIGDELVKSEKIDKISFTGSVETGRMISQRAVMKKITLELGGNDPLIVLEDADIGKAVEATIRGSYLYTGQVCIAVKRLIVDEPVADDFVEMLLKETKKLKMGDPLSTKTDIGPLINENAAKVVERIVSNSLKEGAELLMGGTRNGNFFEPTVLDQVTSNMKVVQDETFGPISPIIRVNGIDDAINVANDTRYGLQASIFTENIHHALKAVQEIEAGSVMVNKQSTFRTDNMPFGGFKMSGMGKEGVKYAVEDMTRTKLAVLNTR
- a CDS encoding class III signal peptide-containing protein, which produces MKIVIDEKAQGSAELILLFGGIIVIAIVAALYYKTYLSGLGNEIANNDLNNLTNAINGLNNKF
- a CDS encoding type II secretion system F family protein, with product MAIIPQALAPVSNIIDSIVPDRFQIRLQETLIRSGMYVKSADMITLAGMASIFLAIMAFGLAFFVGIDPIIPAILALFIPPLLMGGYIFLMMERRVDAIEKTTPDFLRQIASLLRAGVGLETALEDVARHGGGPLNSELKRAVIEIKIGRTFDDAILSMGERLQSKNLDRTFRMILEGKRAGGSLSDVIETVAEDLRAVIALQRERKANVMMSVMFLIIAAIVAAPFALGMITVYSSFIESLGKSNPLLGASIIASTGYIIIHSIIAGLLIGVIMYGSARKGIKFAIPLAIAAYGIFYVVGKFAYLIVGT
- a CDS encoding aminopeptidase P family protein, with amino-acid sequence MDFDIINHKMELENIQTLLFLKNENIAYLSGFSPSSFSMVLFTEEPILFASKMDLEEANIISKIPVEEFKSFKEIKTLLKKDGIKTVGLESSVSLGTCKNLRGDWKIVISDIVNQLRMIKTPQEVKYIEKAISIAEISIKSLKLQGKEWEVANQINHHMKYNGSQKEAFDTIVASGARSSLPHAEPTENKVEDNVLIDWGAKWNGYCSDCTRTSVSTEKQEEIREIVLESQKAGINAIAPDVLASEVDKIVRDVISDYGYGKNFIHSTGHGVGLEVHEEPSLSLKSDSKLEKNMIVTVEPGIYFEGEFGVRIEDMVLVKKNPKILTKLPSKFNFEC